In Streptomyces sp. NBC_00483, a single window of DNA contains:
- a CDS encoding ATP-binding protein, translating into MTSFVGRSEEIGAATQLLGRVRLVTFLGPGGVGKTRTALRVAGQLAGGLDGGVCMVQLSSLKDPDLLAHSVSAALGLPEQPNRSQLDVLVDHLEDRELLLVLDTCEHIVDACGMLADVLLRTAPSVRILATSREPLDVPGEHTFPLMPLAVPSAQDGQPITTDAMQLFADRAAAVVPGFVLSDGNRGAVAALCRRLDGIPLAIELAAVRLRALSLEQIVDRLSGRFRVLTGGSKVALPRHKTLRTAIDWSHDLCSPQERLLWARLSVFAGDFDLPSVEDVCADDALPAEEVVEQLIGLVDKSVVLRADDADEVRYRLLDTLREYGAEQLAERADGYAVQVRHRDHYLELARWFEAEWAGDEQMPRFHRLLRERANLRVALEFSYSSAQEAHTGLTLATTLWAFWFCASRLSEGRYWLHKGLELVPEPVAERSMALRYAGWYAAIQGDHSPELPLMLGEACDIAVQLGDERLHAHARAILGCVHMAMGRPEAAVELYEAAHVTLRELDDQVGILMYGYHLGFLHMLLGDLAAACDNCDVTLSMAGPEERWNRGWAACHKAVALWLMGDHEESARLARVGARCKYDLEDYLCIAHCLEPLAWIAAEEPEHCVRAAWLLGAVAGLYRRCGAVPMFGVSMLQEFQYAAEHKAKQVLGETAYEAAFRGGATAPLDQVIARATGDEPPVAAPEPDEQVTPLGVLTRREREVATLVAEGLSNRQIAQRLVISKRTADAHVEHILTKLGFSSRAQIASLVGETARVLGEGANS; encoded by the coding sequence GTGACGAGCTTCGTCGGCCGGAGCGAGGAGATCGGGGCGGCCACCCAACTCCTCGGCAGGGTCCGCCTGGTGACCTTTCTCGGGCCCGGCGGCGTCGGCAAGACCAGGACCGCGCTGCGCGTCGCCGGCCAGCTGGCCGGGGGGCTCGACGGCGGCGTCTGCATGGTGCAGCTGTCCTCCCTGAAGGACCCCGATCTGCTGGCGCACTCGGTGTCGGCCGCCCTCGGCCTGCCGGAACAGCCGAACCGCTCGCAGCTCGACGTCCTCGTGGACCACCTGGAGGACCGGGAACTGCTGCTGGTGCTCGACACCTGCGAGCACATCGTGGACGCCTGCGGGATGCTCGCCGACGTCCTGCTGCGCACCGCGCCCTCGGTGCGGATCCTCGCGACCAGCCGCGAACCCCTGGACGTACCCGGTGAGCACACCTTCCCCCTCATGCCGCTGGCCGTGCCCTCCGCACAGGACGGGCAGCCGATCACCACCGACGCCATGCAGCTCTTCGCCGACCGCGCCGCGGCCGTGGTGCCCGGGTTCGTACTGAGCGACGGCAACCGCGGGGCCGTCGCCGCCCTGTGCCGACGGCTCGACGGGATCCCGCTGGCCATCGAGCTGGCGGCGGTGCGGCTGCGCGCCCTGTCCCTCGAACAGATCGTGGACCGCCTCAGCGGCCGGTTCCGCGTGCTCACCGGCGGCAGCAAGGTGGCCCTGCCGCGGCACAAGACGCTGCGGACGGCCATCGACTGGAGCCACGATCTGTGCTCGCCGCAGGAACGGCTGCTGTGGGCCCGGCTCTCGGTGTTCGCAGGCGACTTCGACCTGCCGTCCGTGGAGGACGTCTGCGCCGACGACGCGCTGCCCGCCGAGGAGGTCGTCGAGCAGCTGATCGGGCTCGTCGACAAGTCGGTGGTCCTGCGGGCCGACGACGCGGACGAGGTCCGCTACCGGCTGCTCGACACCCTGCGCGAGTACGGGGCGGAGCAGTTGGCCGAGCGCGCCGACGGGTACGCCGTGCAGGTGCGCCACCGCGACCACTACCTGGAACTGGCCCGGTGGTTCGAGGCCGAGTGGGCCGGCGACGAACAGATGCCGCGCTTCCACCGGCTGCTGCGCGAGCGCGCGAACCTGCGGGTGGCGCTGGAGTTCTCCTACTCCTCGGCGCAGGAGGCCCACACCGGCCTGACGCTCGCCACGACGCTGTGGGCGTTCTGGTTCTGCGCCTCACGCCTGTCGGAGGGCCGGTACTGGCTGCACAAGGGGCTCGAACTCGTACCCGAACCGGTCGCCGAGCGCTCCATGGCCCTGCGCTACGCGGGCTGGTACGCCGCCATCCAGGGCGACCACTCCCCCGAACTGCCGCTGATGCTGGGCGAGGCCTGCGACATCGCCGTACAGCTCGGGGACGAGCGGCTGCACGCGCACGCGCGGGCCATCCTGGGCTGCGTCCACATGGCGATGGGCCGACCCGAGGCGGCGGTGGAGCTGTACGAGGCCGCGCACGTCACGCTGCGCGAACTCGACGACCAGGTCGGCATCCTCATGTACGGGTACCACCTGGGCTTCCTGCACATGCTGCTGGGCGATCTGGCAGCCGCCTGCGACAACTGCGACGTCACGCTGTCCATGGCCGGCCCGGAGGAGCGCTGGAACCGGGGCTGGGCCGCCTGCCACAAGGCGGTCGCCCTGTGGCTGATGGGCGACCACGAGGAGAGCGCGCGGCTCGCCCGCGTCGGCGCCCGCTGCAAGTACGACCTGGAGGACTACCTCTGCATCGCGCACTGCCTGGAACCCCTGGCCTGGATCGCCGCCGAGGAGCCCGAGCACTGCGTGCGGGCGGCCTGGCTGCTGGGCGCCGTCGCGGGCCTCTACCGCAGGTGCGGTGCCGTCCCGATGTTCGGCGTGAGCATGCTCCAGGAATTCCAGTACGCGGCCGAACACAAGGCCAAGCAGGTGCTCGGCGAGACCGCGTACGAGGCGGCGTTCCGCGGCGGCGCCACCGCGCCGCTGGACCAGGTCATCGCCCGCGCCACCGGCGACGAGCCGCCCGTCGCCGCCCCCGAGCCCGACGAGCAGGTCACACCGCTGGGCGTGCTGACCCGCCGGGAGCGGGAGGTCGCCACACTGGTCGCCGAGGGCCTGTCGAACCGTCAGATCGCGCAGCGCCTCGTCATCTCCAAGCGCACCGCCGACGCGCACGTCGAACACATCCTGACCAAGCTCGGCTTCTCCTCCCGGGCCCAGATCGCCAGCCTGGTGGGCGAGACCGCACGCGTGTTGGGAGAGGGCGCCAACTCCTGA
- a CDS encoding alginate lyase family protein — MAAGARTRRVLLGSLVPLLVVAATACGGSTRTDSDVGAHPEHRPSGDSFAHPGVLVGKSQLAAVRDHVARKQEPWISAYKEMSDSKYADLDYKAKPYATVECPFDAEAGQGCVEEREDAIAAYTQALLWNVTRDKAHAAKAVEIMNAWADKITGHTADNAGLQAAWAGTSWAKAAELMQYTYKDWPDGQELKFQRMLREAYLPEVRGGSADFNGNWDLVMADATMSMAVHLNDQKAFDQAVGHFRNRVPAYFYLSSDGPLPVKPKGSGIDTPKELQTYWFGQRTFKDGLAQETCRNFKHASYSLAATSHMAETAWHQGVDLYGEVKDRLAAALELHSKYQLGTKAPSWLCGGKVQRDMGPDTEVGLQHLKGRLKMDLPQTEKLTHKQRPEGTDDLFVAWETLTHAAA, encoded by the coding sequence ATGGCAGCGGGCGCACGGACGCGACGCGTTCTTCTGGGGAGCCTCGTCCCCTTGCTGGTGGTGGCCGCGACGGCGTGCGGCGGGTCCACGCGGACCGACTCCGACGTGGGCGCGCACCCCGAGCACCGGCCCTCCGGCGACTCCTTCGCGCACCCGGGCGTCCTGGTCGGCAAGAGTCAACTGGCCGCGGTACGCGACCACGTGGCCCGTAAGCAGGAGCCGTGGATCTCCGCGTACAAGGAGATGAGCGACAGCAAGTACGCCGACCTCGACTACAAGGCCAAGCCGTACGCGACCGTGGAGTGCCCCTTCGACGCCGAGGCCGGGCAGGGCTGCGTCGAGGAGCGCGAGGACGCCATCGCCGCCTATACGCAGGCCCTGCTGTGGAACGTCACCCGCGACAAGGCCCACGCCGCGAAGGCCGTCGAGATCATGAACGCCTGGGCGGACAAGATCACCGGCCACACCGCGGACAACGCGGGGCTTCAGGCCGCCTGGGCCGGCACGTCCTGGGCGAAGGCCGCCGAGCTGATGCAGTACACGTACAAGGACTGGCCGGACGGGCAGGAGCTGAAGTTCCAGCGGATGCTGCGCGAGGCCTATCTGCCCGAAGTGCGGGGCGGTTCCGCCGACTTCAACGGCAACTGGGACCTGGTGATGGCCGACGCGACGATGAGCATGGCCGTCCACCTCAACGACCAGAAGGCCTTCGACCAGGCCGTCGGACACTTCCGCAACCGCGTCCCCGCGTACTTCTATCTGTCCTCCGACGGGCCGCTGCCGGTGAAACCGAAGGGCAGCGGCATCGACACCCCGAAGGAACTGCAGACGTACTGGTTCGGGCAGAGGACCTTCAAGGACGGGCTCGCCCAGGAGACCTGCCGCAACTTCAAGCACGCCAGCTACTCCCTCGCCGCCACCTCCCACATGGCGGAGACCGCCTGGCACCAGGGCGTCGACCTGTACGGGGAGGTGAAGGACCGGCTCGCCGCCGCGCTCGAACTGCACTCGAAGTACCAGCTGGGCACCAAGGCCCCGTCCTGGCTGTGCGGCGGGAAGGTGCAGCGGGACATGGGGCCCGACACGGAGGTGGGCCTTCAGCACTTGAAGGGACGGCTGAAGATGGACCTCCCGCAGACCGAGAAGCTCACCCACAAGCAGCGTCCCGAGGGGACGGACGACCTGTTCGTGGCGTGGGAGACGCTCACACACGCCGCCGCGTGA